Below is a genomic region from Scyliorhinus canicula chromosome 5, sScyCan1.1, whole genome shotgun sequence.
tcattgttaatgtaagcctacttgtgacactaataaagattattattattacctcttttttgtctccctccctctttgaatAAGGGTTGCATCTTAGGATATTAAAAAAAGTCGCtagagaaatagtggatgcattggtagtgACCTTCCAAGAacccttaaattctggaaaagtaccAGTGGATTGAAAAActgccaatgcatccactatctcagtAGCTACTTTCTTTAATATCCTAAGATGCAGCCCTTATTCAAAGAGGCAGCGAGACAAAAaagaggtaataataatctttattagtgtcacaagtaggcttacattaacaatgcaatgaagttactgtgaaaatccccatgtcccCTTAATATCTTAAGATGCAACCCGTCAGGTCCAGAGGACATATTGGCCTCAAACATCACTGGTTTTCTCTAGTGATAGCTATTTTATTTATTTCCTCCTCCCCTTATGCGtcttgattatttagtatttttggaatgCTATTAGTGTCTTTTACTGTGAAGACTGTGCAACAAATTTATTTAACacttctgccatttcctggtttctTATTATTATTTCCTCAGTCTCATTCTCCAAGGGGCATCTGCTcattttggcctctctcttcctttttatatatttaaataagcTCTTATTGttcatttttatattacttgttTGTTTACAGTCACAGTTTATTTTCTCCCGCTTTATTAACTTTTTGATCaccttttgttggtttttaaaactttcccaatcctctggtttaccGATAATCTTTGCCACATATTACGGTttcttctttcagtttaatactacATTTATCTTGCTTGATTAACCttggttgatttatccccttcctataatccttcttcctcactgggatatatattTGTTGTGAACCTGCCAagaactgctggccaatcagaggctggttgCTCTACTGAACAACGGTGCCACCTAGGATGTAGTTGGTGTTGCCAAAACACACACTGGACACCTAGGATCATGGAGCATACCTGACCAGAGTTAAGTGATAGCAGGAAGGGTTTCACGGGGTAGGGTTTGTGTGGGAGGCGTGTGTTGGAGTACAGTAGCAATGGCAGTGCAGGTGGTTCTCAGTGGCTCCCCTTTTTTGACGCTGGGTGCctcgatcaggcactgagtgcttTTGAACAAGGACAGCAACCCACCACTTCCTCCACTCCTGGGTGACCACAAGCAAGCTGCACAAGGTTTTCATATTATGGTCCCTGTGTGGCTACCGGCCCATTATCCACTGGGTTAATATcagctgtggtggtatgactaggagcgctgccattggtgcagacacCGGTtttccattggctctggctggtcatgtgcctctcggctgattggctgagactagtcaCGTGACTGCTCAcgaattggtcgagaggcaagtagaccccacctccaaggtggggtataagtacccagaggtcccggcggtcggcctttctctgtagtcgagcaccgggctaacatctagctgattaaagcctaagtttggacctacatcgtgtctcgcgtccaattgatggtacatcagtggcaAAAGGCCCTCAAATGGAAATTAATTTCCTCTGGCAGCAGACAGGAAGGCCTGCAATGGGCCTTCCCACCACAAACTTAATTAGGGTAGAGGAGGAAAGGGATGGGGACCCCAACCCGACTCTACCTTCTTAAAtgctccccaccaccacacacatggAGGTATGCAGAAAATACCGCACAATGACTGAGTGTTATTAGCTTTGCTGTAATTTTGACAGCAAATCATGGGTCAATATTATGACTCAGTCGCAATATTACTCGGTGTACAAATATTATGCCATCTGATCTTTAAATTTTGAGACTTAACAGACAACAAACCCCATAATGCAATTTATAATTTATTTTGGGCACTTGGTTAATCAATGAAACATGAGAAATGCCCTTCCCCACGAGTTTATTTACACAGGCAGATGGTAGGGGCGAGGTGGGCCCCTTATTCAAACTCTGTCAGTACTTGATTAAGGCACCTGGCACTGGGAAGGTGGGTTGCAGAGATCCAACTCTGTGGTCTTGCTCATAACACTTCCCCCCCAACGATTCCACCGCAtcattggcctagccagcgatgcccatatcccataaattaatttttttaaacttacctctgGCCTGCATGGGTTGCTGCACAATTTCAGGTTTTGGGTGTGTGTCATTCTAGCAGCAACCACTGCCTCTCCAATCACGCTGCTGTTCAATAGAACTgttgcctctgattggctggcagctctcggcAGGCAGGACATCCTGCCCTTTGGGTCCTGATCCCATGTACGCCATGTAAGTGACCTTTCAACTGCCTGACTGACATATAATACTGGCGGGCTTTCCCAGAGGAGAGTGTGAATCTCTCATTGGCTGTGGCTAAGAGATTAGTAGTCTCCATAAAATTCTCCCCTCCCGAAGAATCAATtaaagattatgggcgggattctccggtgctTCAGCCGCATGTTTTTTGACGGTGCACTGTTCGCTGGCAGTGTGATTCTCTACTTCCACCGCTTgcaaataggatttcccattgaagtctccCCATGCCAGGAGGAGGTGCACTGCCAAAGGGAAAAGAGAACCCTAACGGCAGGAGTATTCTGGCCTACACAGAGGTGTTAATGGGGTTTCCCCTGATTATATCCTGAAGTTATAGCAGCAGATCAGGAgaatgcccccccaccctccaaccccactcCAATCAGTGAGGAAATTCCAATCGATTAACTTGAAACTGCTGATGTTCAGCGTGTTAAGTAACCATGCAGAAATTAGACTGTTCAAATTCACAGTGGTCAGCTATTTCTGATAGTGAGCTAAATAAGACAGtagtaaataaaaacaaaaatcttgACTAATCAAGACTTGCAAATTGTATATTCTTTTCTTTATTGAGTGAATGTACATAAATTGCATCCAAAACCAAAATAACAATAAGTATAAACACCAAAGAGCAATAATTAGAAGGGACTAAGGCAATCAGATAACAAATTAACTTCCAGCCTCCAATCTCATCAACATGGTAACAATAAATATAACAAAAAGCCTTAAAATATTTTACATATACAATGTTACTTCACATAGTATTGATGGATAAAATGGTAGAAATGCATAGCGGAATTGTATTATGCTCTAGTAATACCTGAACCTTGCTTCTGTCACATTCTACTAGGCATCTCCAGATCATATCAGATTTTTTTCAGCTTCAGTCTGGTTATTCTTCCCCTATCAGCAATCCTGCTGTTTACCATAAAATGACAAGTCAACTGTAAGATTTTGTTCCATGTCCCACTTCCGAATTACATTTCATGCTGAagcatcgctggcttttaaaaccctTCGCTAACATGTGTAAATTAATCACAGTCCTTGGTAAGAATGTCTGCACAACTATGAAAGTCTTTGCCTCTTTGATTCCCTGGATTTTGTTATCTTGGTGTTTATGAAAGTAACAACACATTAAATAATATGCAAAGATGCAAATTATATATGAGGGTGTTTTGTAACATTCATTCAGTGGGAACAAATTATCTAAATGCAACATTACCACACGAGAATCTATGAGTATCACATCAACCCTGATCTATATTTTCTATCTGTAGATACAGGAAAGGAATGGGTTTAAAACAATGAAATGTATACAGAGAAACACCAACTAGTTTAGCCTCAACCTGCAGTAAAATCGCAGCATCTGCACATCATATTAATAGTCAAATGGAAATCTATTTCTTCAACATAAAATGAAGTCCTgctttcctttctttttttgtCCATTAGAAATGTCAACATTTACATTATCAATCAGTTATCTTTATTGGTGTTGATTTATGTCAAGATCTAACTTCTTTCTTTCGCTATTTTTCTTTCACATACACTATCCACCTGGTTATTTCCCCCATTGTATTTTTAGCTTCTTGTCCAGTTTTATTCCTCATTTTCAGCAATATTCCATATCTTGTCCTACATTCGAACCACCACCCAAATGCAGGGGCCTGCATGTTGTCACCACTACTGACATGACAAGTTGTGTTTTGACAGTACAATTTACAGATTATAAACATTCCTTCTACAATCCATTAGTAATGGCTGAGGACCAGCTTAACATGAACTAAATTGTGATTTTGTGAAACCTACGAAAAGGTAAGTTCTTTTCACACATATACAGCCAGTCCAgacaatttaaaaagaaaaatcctaCACACCTGCTGATTAGTTTTTTCTACTAATCCTTTGGGGCCGGTCCACCATTTATTATATCATGGTGAACAATTGTGAATTGGGGGAAAAGTTTATTATCACTACTTAATATCAAAACAGAATTTCAGAATATCCCACAGCACATGGCTGGTGCAATAAATCCATTGTATGTGATATAAAAGCTACATTGTATCAAACATGGTTCGTAGATTTTGGCCAAGTTAGTGGTATAGTATATTAAGGTACCAACGTCATTGAATATGGAGGGCACTGgattatactttttaaaaaattaatttagcgtatccaattatttttttccaattaaggggcaattcagcgtgaccaatccacctaacctgcacatctttgggttgtgggggtgaaacccacgcaggcacgtggagaacgtgcaaactccacatggacagtgacccagggctgggattcgaacccgggtcctcagcgccgtaggcagcaatgctaaccactgtgccatcgtgctgcccaggcACTGGATTATACTTGAAGATCACACTTTAATGAATAGTCTCTCTCAGGCACTCTTCAGTAGACATTTTTACACAGGGATAAAAGACAACCAATATGTGCATGTTACTACAAAACAAACATGGAGCAGATAGCTGTTCGTTATTTAACTGGGGCATTAAGTGTAGCATGGGATAGATAAAGACTGGAATAAAATGTAAGACTTATAAGGTAGGGCAAAGAGTTACAAACAAGTAAGTGTGACAAATTTGAACTAATTCTTCCGGCTATTCTTGGGAGGCAAGTGTTGAAAATCACAATAATTTTTCATTACGTTGCTTGAGCATCCCTAAGCTAGGCGGGGAAAATggccaggattcctgctcctgtttACTGTCCTGCTGGAATTTCTGCTTAAATGGACACTGGGTGAGGATAGGGTTGGGCTTGTTGTGATCTCCCTCTCCCTGGCCCATGGCTTGACTGAAATACCAGAGGGATTCCAGCGTCCATGGGCCAATAGTTTAGTAGGAGTCACCACCtccaggagagtgggggggggggggggggggggggggggagaaagatggTGAAGAATAAATTCAGGCGCTTATCAGCTGCGCTAATTTCTAAGCAAATGTATAAACTAAACTGACTCTCAAGGTTTTATGGACTATGAATGAATATGTAAGGGAAATGAATGAGTCTGCTCAAACTAATGGTTTATTTACTTGAACGTCCATATGCATGATTTTATGTTTTCTACAAATAACACTGGAAACACCCTAAAGCTAAACACATTGCTCTGGTGAGTATTTGCACATGCACACTACAATTAAAGCGAGGTAAAAGACAACATTAAAAGTATACCAAAAAATATTAAACTAAATCACATCATTTAGTGACAGTGACACCTCTAATTCAGTTTGATACTAACTAAAGATAGAAATATACACGCAGGATACACACTTCAACAGCATGCTCATTTTAGCTAAATATTTGTATTAGAGAGTATTTGTAAAATGCTCCAAATAAAACGTGTACTTGAATTGTTTTGATTTTGTTTGTGCAGCTATGGGTTTAGAAATATATTTCTTAACCACACAGTGACATGATTACAGAGGATATAACAACGTCCCTGTGGGATGTAATATGGCGAATGTCCATTGGTTTTTATGGAACAATGTTATTGTCTAATGCCACAGTTAAATGCTATACTGCGCCCAATACTTAGCATCTTTTCATTTCACTTATCCTAGTCCTTAGTGGTGATTACTCAGCCTTTCAATTGTCATACTGACAATAGGCaagtaaaaattttttaaagatcCTCTTGCAACTCTACATGGCATGTGACAGCAAAGTGATCCTGATAACACTGTGTAACGGTAGCTGAGAGGCTGACAAGAATTAAAGCTGTACCACTTAACAGcccaatttaaaaaagaaacctgAAGATTCAAACACAAAATGAAATGATGCTGTTCTTCTTTAAAGGTCTACTCTTAAAAATAAAAACCTTCCCACATTTTAGTTATTGTTTTCAGACAGTAAACTTTCTGCTAATCCTTCACAATTCCACTGGACCCATTTCTACAGCTATCAGGGGAAAAGAAATATGCAGAAGACTGATCCACGGTCATCTGAGGTCCAGTCCAGCCTGCAagcagggtgtgtgtgagaggactaGTACTTCGTACATGAGTGTGACAATTCATCAAAAAAAATGGCCAAATTAAAAACTAAGTAATTAAACCAGGCAAGTTTGATTTGATGTACAGGAACATTTTTAGATGTATTATAATCACAATTTTGATTCCAGGATGTTCAATGGCTATTAAGTAGCGCAGCTTTAAGTTTTTCTTTAGCTGAACTCAGGATTCTGCTTCACCTCTGCCACTGCAGGTATTGCCTCGTCACTTTTTGTTTCCATTGTTACTGCAACCGTTTCTGCATTGCCAACATTTGTAACCGTTCCTGGGAGGCTACCTTCACCAGCTTCAGGTGCATCCACTTCCTTTGCTACTTCTGTGCCTGTCACCTCGCCCTTGGAACTTTCTCCTacacctttgacagcaccttcttgTCCTTCCGCCCCACttctttcatttttcttttttatattcaTGTGAAATGGCTTAGAATCGACTATGGACTTTTTGAACTTCTCTCCTGAAATCCGTATCTTCTCCCTCCGTTCTGGCGGGACTATCGTATTACTGAGCCGATTCATTTGCTTCCCAAAGTTCTGTCTGGTTTTCTCTATGTTTTCTTTTGAAAAAGTCTTCTTGAGATTATCCACCCCCTTCATGCCTGACTTCTTGAGCCGCGCAGCCGCAGTTTCTTCATCGTAAACAAATTCTTCATCGGAAGAGAGGTCCGGTGGTGGCGTGGCTGCTGTTGCAGTGTGTTCTTCAGCTGCTGCCACATTCCCTTCATGAGGAAGATTTTTATAGATTACTGAGGAGGGCATTTCATTTTCTTCCTGTGAAAGTACAAAATGTAATTTTtatttctgaatttctatcctgtaataCGGGGATTTTTCAATATAAAGATGGCAAGTAATTTTATTTTTTGGCAGTTAGCATTCCCCTTCAACTGCATCTGCACACAGAAATTAATTCTGGCACATCTACAAGAATTAATTTTCTAGCAGCTTCCTTTAGTGGAAACACTGAATCCTGTTCAAGTGAGTCCATTATAACATCACTACACTGTCAATCTCCTTTGAGCTGCCTGCTGTAACAATGTTCAATTTCTCCATAACATTTATGTTTTGATTAACATTTTATTTTTGGAAGATAGAACAATTCTCAAGGCTCCTAAAATTACGTTGTGGGATGCCAGCATGCCAATGCTGAAATTCCCCCCTCTGACTTATAGGTATTAAGGTCACTGCAAATTAACAGGAGGAGATATCTCTCATTAACTGTCTGTACATTTCTATCCCAAGGTTTAATTTCAGGACCCGAATGATTACTGAATAAGTGACTGATCATTCTCTCGGTTACCATAGCAATCTTGAATCATGTTTACTAATGGAACACATGGTAGTAAATTATTGTATCTCCACGTTTGACATAGACAGATATTGCAGCAAGCAAATTGGACAAATTGCTTTCATTCCCAcatctgtgttttttttaatgtatttaaattatTCTATACCCCCACTCCTCATGGTGGCTCAGCAACAGTAACCAGCAAGTAGTTGAGATACGTTGATAAAGAATATCAAGTTTGGTCATTGCACTGAGATAGTTGAACTGAGGTAGTGGCGGGTTCTTTAACTTTGGTCTCTGTGCCCAAGAAGCAAAAAAAAATAGGGAGGCCTAGTACTGATAAAAAGGTCATTGGCCTGAAAtattatctctgtttctctctccagagaggatgccagacctgctgagtatttccagcattttctgtttttatttcagggctGCCTGCTGCTTCTGAGTTCAGTTCCTGCTGGAGTTACATATGCATGGATATCAGATGAGGTCAAGACTTGTGTCTAATGTCTTCCCCATCACCTCTGTCATCAAATAGCCTTACAAAGCTGAATTGCAAAACTTACACATGACTGATGGTCATTTGGGGGAAGTACCTGAGGCAAATTGCcacaaataataatcgcttattgtc
It encodes:
- the LOC119966354 gene encoding caveolae-associated protein 4-like, which codes for MAEERVYSDSSNLAFDIATSDTGEGEAAPLDPLTILTLLEKVAGIVDSVNETQRKMEQQQLEIENTVKEIQIDVAKLNKAHLTTDATVAKLLVKTQKINANVKDVRQRLDKTNAQVKKVEGNHRELLKRNKFRVVIFQEENEMPSSVIYKNLPHEGNVAAAEEHTATAATPPPDLSSDEEFVYDEETAAARLKKSGMKGVDNLKKTFSKENIEKTRQNFGKQMNRLSNTIVPPERREKIRISGEKFKKSIVDSKPFHMNIKKKNERSGAEGQEGAVKGVGESSKGEVTGTEVAKEVDAPEAGEGSLPGTVTNVGNAETVAVTMETKSDEAIPAVAEVKQNPEFS